In Hallerella succinigenes, the following are encoded in one genomic region:
- a CDS encoding DUF167 domain-containing protein: MKIQIKVHARSKRESVVPQPDGSYKVDVKAPPVEGKANEAVCKVIAEYFKKPKSAVRVAMGSTNSRKVVEIDD, translated from the coding sequence ATGAAGATCCAGATAAAAGTCCATGCTCGGAGCAAACGCGAAAGCGTTGTTCCGCAACCCGACGGCTCCTACAAAGTTGACGTGAAAGCGCCTCCCGTTGAAGGCAAGGCGAACGAAGCTGTCTGTAAAGTCATCGCAGAATATTTCAAAAAGCCCAAAAGCGCGGTCCGCGTTGCGATGGGTTCTACCAATAGCCGAAAGGTTGTCGAAATCGACGACTGA
- a CDS encoding DivIVA domain-containing protein: MELTPLDIRNQTFHTKRFGGFDPEEVKAFLETAAKAFEESGRNRTELTERLKIAEERVNYYKQIEKTIQDAAVTMQRTMEEIKRNAEKEGELIVAEAKTRAQHEVENTKREAEDLRSEIEQLKQLRTNYFIRIRAMIKSQSDLLAAMEKEQAPEFPE, from the coding sequence ATGGAACTCACGCCGCTCGACATCCGCAACCAGACTTTCCACACCAAACGCTTTGGCGGTTTTGACCCGGAAGAGGTCAAGGCTTTTCTCGAAACGGCCGCCAAGGCTTTTGAAGAATCCGGTCGTAACCGTACCGAGCTCACGGAACGTTTGAAAATTGCAGAAGAACGTGTGAACTATTACAAGCAAATCGAAAAGACGATTCAGGATGCGGCGGTCACAATGCAGCGCACGATGGAAGAGATCAAGCGCAACGCCGAAAAGGAAGGCGAACTGATTGTTGCCGAAGCAAAGACCCGCGCCCAGCACGAAGTGGAAAATACGAAGCGCGAAGCCGAAGATCTCCGCTCTGAAATCGAACAGCTGAAGCAGCTCCGCACGAACTATTTTATCCGCATCCGCGCTATGATCAAGAGCCAGTCCGACCTGCTTGCCGCGATGGAAAAGGAACAGGCTCCGGAATTTCCGGAATGA
- a CDS encoding IS5 family transposase, with the protein MYRPPKSHAQTSLFCSLEEQLNHKHSLYVLANKIDWNKFETEFSKRFDDKMGAPNKPIRLMTGLIILKHIRNVSDESVVEQFQENAYYQYFCGERFFSTEQPCDPSELVHFRHMIGEAGMDMILKESILVNDDHDKQGPTGCGTVFLDTTVQEKNITFPTDAKLANKIIEQVQRIVEEHDLPQRQSYKRTLKKVHRDQRFRNHPKNGKKAHKADRRLKTIAGRLVRELERNLASKNLLNTYKEKIELFKKVLAQKKCDKDKVYSLHEPEVKCIGKGKEHKKYEFGNKVSIARSYSGIIVGAVSFRDEYDGHTIDDTLDHVEQMLGFRPSQAACDRGYRGQKESGTTKIVIPDVPKKNATYYQKEKAHKLFCKRAGIEPINGHLKSDHRMGRNFYKGIFGDMLNAKLAAAAFNFKRAMRRFFVLLEWLYCCFLCREGVNKNGEPPYPALAK; encoded by the coding sequence ATGTACAGACCGCCAAAATCCCACGCACAGACAAGCCTTTTCTGTTCCCTTGAGGAGCAGTTGAACCACAAGCATTCCCTCTACGTTCTCGCGAACAAGATTGACTGGAACAAGTTCGAGACCGAGTTTTCGAAACGGTTTGACGACAAAATGGGTGCGCCGAACAAGCCGATCCGTCTCATGACCGGGCTCATCATCCTGAAGCACATCCGCAACGTATCGGACGAGTCCGTCGTGGAGCAGTTTCAGGAAAACGCCTATTACCAGTATTTTTGCGGAGAACGGTTCTTCTCGACGGAGCAACCCTGCGACCCGAGCGAACTTGTTCACTTCCGGCACATGATTGGCGAAGCGGGCATGGACATGATCCTCAAGGAAAGTATCCTCGTCAACGATGACCACGATAAACAAGGACCGACAGGATGCGGCACGGTCTTTCTTGACACGACCGTGCAGGAAAAGAACATCACGTTCCCTACAGACGCCAAACTTGCGAACAAGATAATAGAACAGGTACAGAGGATCGTGGAAGAGCATGATCTTCCGCAAAGACAGTCCTACAAGAGAACCTTGAAGAAGGTCCATCGTGACCAGCGTTTCCGCAATCACCCGAAGAACGGCAAGAAGGCTCACAAGGCAGATCGCAGGCTGAAGACAATCGCGGGACGGCTCGTCCGTGAATTAGAGCGAAATCTCGCCAGCAAGAACTTGTTGAACACGTACAAAGAAAAAATCGAGCTTTTCAAAAAAGTTCTGGCACAGAAGAAATGCGACAAGGACAAGGTCTATTCGCTTCACGAACCCGAAGTAAAATGCATCGGCAAGGGCAAGGAACACAAGAAATACGAGTTCGGCAACAAGGTGTCAATCGCCCGGAGCTACAGCGGCATCATTGTCGGCGCGGTCTCGTTCCGGGACGAGTATGACGGACATACGATAGACGATACGCTTGACCATGTTGAACAAATGCTTGGATTCAGGCCGAGCCAGGCCGCATGCGACCGAGGCTACCGCGGACAAAAGGAATCCGGAACGACAAAGATCGTGATACCGGACGTCCCGAAGAAAAACGCGACTTACTACCAGAAGGAAAAGGCTCACAAGCTTTTTTGCAAGAGGGCAGGCATCGAGCCTATCAACGGCCACCTGAAAAGCGACCACCGTATGGGTAGAAATTTCTACAAGGGAATCTTTGGCGACATGCTCAATGCAAAGCTTGCAGCAGCGGCGTTCAACTTCAAGAGGGCCATGAGGCGCTTTTTTGTCCTGTTGGAATGGCTATACTGTTGCTTCCTTTGCCGGGAAGGGGTGAATAAAAACGGCGAACCTCCTTATCCTGCGCTCGCGAAGTGA
- a CDS encoding ABC transporter permease: protein MSPFTLIKIAFRALLRNRMRTFLSVLGIVIGVAAVITMVAMGEGSKQSIKSKISAMGTNAITIMPSSSFRGGVQLDANSSTVTLEEADVIALREKAQYINGVSPMVTASGQAIVGNKNEAVSLSGISSDYLKIRNYEIDQGVMFDDKADRMAKVCVIGQTVVSTLFPDTDPIGKTIRYKNIPLKVIGTLKAKGSSDFGQDQDEVIFTPYQTVMKRFNATTNIRTIYANSIGEGYASLASEEIMKILKERRSWKEPRDPFRVRTQEEMIEMITSTSDLLSLVLTAIAGISLLVGGIGIMNIMYVSVTERTREIGLRMAIGARGWDILLQFLFESVMISLLGGLVGILLGVLATTGVKLFLNWPMSITLSSVVVSFGVCFATGVFFGWYPARKASRLDPIEALRFE from the coding sequence ATGAGTCCTTTCACCCTCATCAAAATTGCATTCCGCGCATTACTCCGCAATCGCATGCGCACTTTCCTTTCGGTGCTCGGCATTGTGATTGGAGTCGCGGCGGTCATTACGATGGTTGCGATGGGCGAAGGTTCCAAACAGTCGATCAAGTCGAAGATCTCGGCGATGGGAACGAATGCGATTACGATTATGCCTAGTTCTTCTTTCCGTGGCGGTGTACAGCTCGATGCGAACTCTTCGACCGTGACGCTTGAAGAAGCGGACGTGATTGCGCTTCGTGAAAAGGCGCAGTACATCAACGGGGTTTCTCCGATGGTGACAGCGAGCGGGCAAGCGATTGTCGGCAACAAGAATGAAGCCGTTTCGCTTTCGGGCATCAGCTCCGATTATTTGAAGATTCGCAATTATGAAATCGATCAGGGTGTGATGTTTGACGACAAGGCGGATCGCATGGCAAAGGTTTGCGTCATCGGGCAGACGGTCGTCTCGACGCTTTTCCCGGATACGGACCCGATTGGCAAAACGATCCGTTATAAAAACATTCCGCTCAAAGTGATAGGCACGTTAAAGGCAAAAGGTTCGAGCGACTTCGGGCAGGACCAGGATGAAGTCATCTTTACTCCGTACCAGACGGTGATGAAACGCTTTAATGCGACGACGAACATTCGCACTATCTACGCGAACTCGATCGGCGAAGGCTATGCGAGCCTTGCAAGCGAAGAGATCATGAAAATTCTCAAGGAACGTCGTTCGTGGAAAGAACCGAGGGATCCGTTCCGCGTACGCACGCAGGAAGAAATGATCGAAATGATTACGAGCACTTCGGATTTGCTTTCGCTTGTGCTGACGGCAATCGCCGGAATTAGCCTTCTCGTGGGCGGTATCGGCATTATGAACATCATGTATGTTTCGGTGACAGAACGTACCCGTGAAATCGGCCTTCGCATGGCGATTGGTGCACGCGGTTGGGATATCCTATTGCAGTTCCTTTTTGAATCGGTGATGATTAGTCTTCTTGGCGGCCTGGTGGGTATTTTGCTCGGCGTGCTTGCGACGACCGGGGTGAAGCTCTTCTTGAACTGGCCGATGAGCATTACCCTTTCGAGCGTCGTGGTAAGCTTTGGCGTTTGCTTTGCCACGGGCGTTTTCTTCGGCTGGTATCCGGCGAGAAAAGCCTCTCGGCTCGACCCCATCGAAGCGTTGCGGTTTGAATAG